The following proteins are co-located in the Pseudomonas synxantha genome:
- a CDS encoding phage tail tube protein: MSILTQGTQIFALVPPVSGTGPYTVLEIEHATSFEPGGAPAEQIEDTSLNAEERSYKKGLRTPGTASLGLNADPTNASHIRLHQLSEAKGDTGVKWAVGWSDGKDVLPTLNAKGDGFELPATRTWFTFDGYVSDFPFNFALNAVVTTTVTIQRTGASAWIKKA, translated from the coding sequence ATGTCGATTCTTACCCAAGGTACCCAGATTTTTGCCCTCGTCCCGCCGGTCTCCGGCACCGGGCCCTACACCGTGCTGGAAATTGAGCACGCCACTTCATTCGAACCTGGTGGCGCGCCGGCCGAGCAGATTGAAGACACCAGCCTCAATGCCGAAGAGCGCAGCTACAAGAAAGGTTTGCGCACCCCAGGCACTGCGAGCCTGGGCCTGAACGCCGACCCGACCAACGCCAGCCATATCCGCCTGCACCAGCTGTCTGAAGCCAAGGGCGATACCGGTGTGAAGTGGGCGGTGGGCTGGTCCGACGGCAAGGACGTGCTGCCCACGCTGAACGCCAAGGGCGATGGCTTTGAACTGCCGGCGACCCGCACCTGGTTCACTTTCGACGGCTACGTGTCGGACTTCCCGTTCAATTTCGCACTGAACGCGGTCGTGACTACCACCGTCACCATCCAACGCACCGGCGCAAGCGCCTGGATCAAGAAAGCCTGA
- a CDS encoding contractile injection system protein, VgrG/Pvc8 family: MAQGFTPIVEFYGANAALLNQRLMHWSHTDAAGIQTDRLELTLNIEGLEGLPSLSGKIGLRVGYQETGLVEKGEFVVTQRTPVLFPMRLMIVATAAPFSEVDKSGYRQRRSASHGPTTLGALFRQLVSRHGFSPRVAPALDGIAIAHIDQSNESDMAFITRLAKRYNAVTKPFNELYVLAEAGQAKSLSGQLLPPVKLSVTEDNRPGEHAFITAKLDEKSRSKYMGSRVSWWDAAAGKQRVVQVGIAPFKTLRQRCQNEAEARAVAEGELRRVGREGLKLQIDCPGNPLLAAEGLLVLDETWPSYMQGRWSITQLTHVGDPATGYRSSIMATGLAS, translated from the coding sequence ATGGCACAGGGATTTACCCCGATCGTAGAGTTCTACGGCGCCAACGCGGCGCTGCTCAATCAACGCCTGATGCACTGGAGCCACACCGACGCTGCCGGTATCCAGACTGACCGCCTGGAATTGACCCTCAATATCGAAGGGCTGGAGGGGTTGCCCAGCCTGAGCGGCAAGATCGGCCTGCGCGTCGGTTACCAGGAAACCGGCTTGGTGGAAAAAGGCGAGTTTGTCGTCACCCAAAGAACCCCGGTGTTGTTTCCGATGCGCCTGATGATCGTGGCCACGGCCGCGCCCTTCAGTGAGGTGGATAAGAGCGGATATCGCCAGCGCCGCTCCGCCAGCCATGGGCCGACGACATTGGGGGCATTGTTTCGCCAACTGGTCAGCCGCCATGGTTTTTCACCGCGAGTGGCACCCGCGTTGGACGGCATTGCGATTGCGCACATCGACCAGTCCAATGAAAGCGACATGGCCTTCATCACTCGCCTGGCCAAGCGCTACAACGCGGTCACCAAACCGTTCAACGAGCTCTATGTACTGGCCGAAGCGGGGCAGGCCAAGTCACTCTCCGGTCAGCTATTGCCGCCAGTGAAATTATCGGTGACCGAGGACAACCGGCCCGGTGAGCATGCCTTCATTACCGCCAAGCTCGACGAAAAATCACGCTCCAAATACATGGGCAGCCGCGTCAGCTGGTGGGACGCCGCCGCCGGCAAACAGCGCGTGGTCCAGGTCGGGATTGCCCCGTTCAAGACCTTGCGTCAGCGCTGCCAGAACGAAGCCGAAGCCCGCGCCGTGGCCGAAGGCGAACTGCGCCGAGTGGGCCGTGAAGGTTTGAAGCTGCAGATCGATTGCCCAGGTAACCCGTTGCTCGCTGCCGAAGGCTTGCTGGTGCTGGATGAAACCTGGCCTTCGTACATGCAGGGGCGCTGGTCGATTACCCAACTGACCCACGTTGGCGACCCGGCGACGGGGTATCGCAGTTCGATCATGGCCACTGGGTTGGCGTCTTGA
- a CDS encoding phage tail protein: MRQQMVLGDFIFGLSRGFAYSSLIRNSDGGWSDLAIIASKPQSRQNGQKLEKLTFSGTAMYATGMQRLDELRALQNARAPLPLVDGIGRNWGLWRINSVVETQSNVIDDGTAMVMTWTLELEEFVNA, from the coding sequence ATGCGACAACAAATGGTACTCGGCGACTTTATCTTTGGCTTGTCCCGAGGTTTTGCCTATTCGTCGTTGATCCGCAACAGCGACGGCGGCTGGAGTGACCTGGCGATTATTGCCAGCAAACCCCAGTCGCGGCAGAACGGCCAGAAGCTGGAAAAGCTCACGTTCAGCGGCACGGCCATGTACGCCACCGGCATGCAGCGCCTGGACGAACTGCGCGCACTGCAAAATGCGCGTGCGCCTTTGCCGCTGGTCGATGGTATCGGCCGTAACTGGGGGCTGTGGCGGATCAACTCAGTGGTGGAAACCCAAAGCAACGTGATCGATGACGGCACTGCCATGGTCATGACCTGGACCCTGGAACTGGAGGAGTTCGTCAATGCGTAG
- a CDS encoding baseplate J/gp47 family protein produces the protein MSMLIPGQNQLAEPAIIKVDEFEPLLAEFKAFVIDYVASRAPQSAAKLKVSLDNESELLTLALEAFCVRLQTHERKYNARIKQMLAWWATGSNLDARLADMGLERQVLDPGDPAAFPPVPPTLESDDDARLRYYLAPHAPAAGSRMQYRREVFTLGERPAVKVQSATPGVVTVTYTFDPDGYAAQVKDGNARRTAPGEVMVTVLSREGDGTPSADLLDGVRRHFARPDVRPETDLVTVQGAQIQPYKIRVVAKINAGPDSGLTQVAAQKLLQGYAESCHRLEGRVDPSWIDYAIHSAGAAQLQILEPLAPIVSTAFQAPYCTGVEVEVRTL, from the coding sequence GGCCAGAACCAACTGGCGGAACCGGCCATCATCAAGGTGGATGAGTTCGAACCGTTGCTGGCCGAGTTCAAGGCGTTCGTCATCGACTACGTTGCCAGCCGAGCTCCGCAAAGCGCGGCCAAACTCAAGGTCAGCCTCGACAACGAAAGCGAACTGCTGACCCTGGCCCTGGAAGCGTTTTGCGTGCGCCTGCAAACCCATGAGCGCAAATACAACGCCCGTATCAAGCAGATGCTCGCGTGGTGGGCCACCGGCAGCAACCTGGATGCGCGCCTGGCCGATATGGGCCTGGAGCGCCAAGTGCTCGACCCTGGCGACCCGGCGGCTTTCCCGCCCGTGCCGCCCACCCTGGAAAGCGACGACGACGCTCGCCTGCGTTACTACCTGGCGCCCCATGCTCCTGCGGCCGGCTCGCGGATGCAGTATCGCCGCGAAGTCTTCACCCTTGGCGAGCGTCCTGCGGTGAAAGTGCAGAGTGCGACGCCTGGAGTGGTGACCGTCACCTACACCTTCGATCCGGATGGTTATGCGGCCCAGGTCAAGGACGGCAACGCTCGACGCACCGCACCGGGCGAAGTCATGGTCACCGTGCTTTCCAGGGAGGGCGACGGTACACCGTCTGCGGACTTGCTTGACGGTGTACGTCGACATTTCGCACGACCGGATGTACGGCCGGAAACCGACCTTGTCACCGTCCAAGGTGCGCAGATTCAACCTTATAAAATTCGCGTGGTGGCCAAGATCAACGCCGGCCCGGACTCCGGGTTGACCCAAGTGGCCGCGCAGAAACTGTTGCAAGGCTACGCAGAGTCCTGCCATCGCCTGGAAGGGCGGGTTGACCCCAGCTGGATCGACTATGCCATACACAGCGCTGGCGCTGCGCAACTGCAAATCCTTGAACCGCTGGCGCCGATTGTCAGCACCGCGTTCCAGGCCCCGTATTGCACGGGTGTCGAGGTGGAGGTGCGCACGCTATGA
- a CDS encoding phage tail assembly protein has protein sequence MAWMPPLHILLAPITADTGATIQQVQLKPLFYAAQKDALARAGDDEDDQFFELAKLATGLSEKELDQLKRPDYVSIAQYVHEMSTRPASFFMDAQDATPHDQPVQLLLPLDAAGRTLTELPLEMPALRATKVMKKLATNKERAEFITAHCTGLMIPDLAGLTVPDWTELQERIDDFLNQPADFFRSATST, from the coding sequence ATGGCCTGGATGCCACCGTTGCATATCCTGCTGGCTCCGATCACCGCCGACACCGGCGCGACGATCCAGCAGGTTCAGCTCAAACCGTTGTTTTACGCCGCGCAAAAAGACGCGCTGGCCCGGGCCGGTGATGACGAGGACGATCAGTTTTTCGAACTGGCGAAACTCGCCACCGGCCTGTCGGAAAAAGAGCTCGATCAGCTCAAGCGTCCGGACTACGTGAGCATTGCCCAGTACGTACATGAAATGTCGACGCGCCCTGCGTCGTTCTTCATGGACGCACAGGACGCGACACCCCACGACCAACCCGTCCAGTTGCTATTGCCCCTGGACGCAGCCGGCCGAACCCTGACCGAACTGCCCCTGGAAATGCCCGCCCTGCGCGCCACCAAAGTGATGAAAAAGCTCGCCACTAACAAAGAGCGCGCCGAGTTCATTACCGCCCATTGCACCGGCCTGATGATTCCCGACCTGGCTGGTTTGACCGTGCCCGACTGGACGGAACTGCAGGAGCGCATCGACGATTTTTTAAATCAACCGGCGGACTTCTTTCGCAGCGCGACATCGACGTAA
- a CDS encoding phage major tail tube protein — protein MFTNRVRQAIAATLQGLPLSATVEEFTPPKIEFDMEAMSGGRFIAEEMAKSGKVLNAKLVLQGAGPEIMLALGVRTGDDILLNVREAGQDQDGKTYFTYHTVGGKLKSLEEAKLKMGDKATTTLELSCRTYNRLENGISVIDIDVRTQKFVLNGVDILGDARRAVLMP, from the coding sequence ATGTTTACCAACCGAGTCAGACAGGCCATCGCGGCCACCCTTCAAGGCCTGCCGTTGTCCGCAACCGTGGAAGAGTTCACCCCGCCGAAGATCGAGTTCGACATGGAAGCCATGTCCGGCGGGCGTTTCATCGCCGAAGAAATGGCCAAGAGCGGCAAAGTGCTCAATGCCAAACTGGTGCTGCAAGGTGCCGGCCCGGAAATCATGCTGGCCCTGGGCGTGCGCACGGGCGACGACATTTTGCTGAACGTGCGTGAAGCCGGCCAGGACCAGGACGGCAAGACCTACTTCACCTACCACACCGTCGGCGGCAAGCTCAAATCCCTGGAGGAGGCGAAGCTGAAGATGGGCGACAAGGCCACCACCACACTGGAACTGTCTTGCCGTACCTACAACCGTCTGGAAAATGGCATTTCGGTGATCGACATCGACGTGCGCACCCAGAAGTTCGTGCTCAACGGTGTCGACATTCTTGGCGATGCGCGCCGCGCCGTACTGATGCCTTAA
- a CDS encoding tail fiber assembly protein, whose product MKPQFIPAELHPIIKWEMIRKARDQDLSASDYAAMPDYPMLDSHKLIFAEYRQKLRDIPDQGDDPDTVIWPSKPDFLK is encoded by the coding sequence ATGAAACCACAATTTATACCTGCGGAACTCCATCCGATTATCAAGTGGGAAATGATTCGTAAGGCAAGGGATCAAGACTTGTCGGCGAGTGATTATGCAGCGATGCCAGACTATCCGATGCTCGACAGTCACAAGCTCATATTTGCTGAATATCGCCAGAAGCTGCGTGATATTCCAGATCAGGGAGACGATCCAGACACAGTAATCTGGCCATCCAAACCCGATTTCCTCAAGTAA
- a CDS encoding phage tail protein I, with the protein MSEPKASLLPANSSPLEKALDLGFGTLLERVTPPFPALMNPLQTPSEFLPYLAADRGVSEWDAEASEAEKRLTVALSWQIQRQAGTPKALSHAVESLGFTPNISAWYQQRPLGVPYTFDVQAIIGRSWSSGDHNRLIRRINAAKSERDQATITIVHETEGQLAFTQVLDAPLSDGEFYLNGALPELALVARLNSAGVAQHYTINDYDLRAQP; encoded by the coding sequence ATGAGTGAACCTAAAGCGAGTTTGTTGCCGGCCAACAGTTCACCGCTGGAAAAGGCGTTGGACTTGGGCTTCGGCACGTTGCTTGAACGAGTCACACCGCCGTTTCCAGCGCTGATGAATCCACTTCAAACCCCAAGCGAATTCCTCCCTTACCTGGCCGCCGACCGCGGCGTCAGCGAATGGGATGCCGAGGCCAGCGAGGCGGAAAAGCGTCTGACCGTCGCATTGTCCTGGCAGATCCAGCGCCAGGCCGGTACGCCCAAGGCGCTGAGTCATGCGGTGGAGTCATTGGGTTTTACCCCTAACATCAGCGCCTGGTATCAGCAGCGCCCTTTGGGTGTGCCTTACACCTTCGACGTGCAGGCGATCATCGGACGCAGTTGGTCCAGCGGCGATCACAACCGGCTGATCCGGCGTATCAATGCGGCCAAGAGTGAGCGCGATCAGGCGACGATTACCATCGTGCATGAGACCGAAGGTCAACTCGCGTTCACACAAGTCCTCGACGCTCCTTTAAGCGACGGCGAGTTCTATCTAAACGGCGCGTTGCCGGAATTGGCGCTGGTTGCCCGGTTAAACAGTGCCGGGGTTGCCCAGCACTACACCATTAACGACTACGACCTCAGGGCGCAGCCATGA
- a CDS encoding phage tail assembly chaperone family protein, TAC, with product MNLKQLKAKGGIVDGLPVKKDISWTHLDSKTGKEVTDTFTLHIRRQSFGVIERLFSQGESSQSRNASYLAASVSLGAEGDEALSYDDAFGLEPSLGFLILNAVNEVNGTQGSGAKS from the coding sequence ATGAACCTCAAACAACTGAAAGCCAAGGGCGGCATCGTCGATGGCCTGCCGGTGAAGAAAGACATCAGCTGGACGCACCTGGACAGCAAAACCGGCAAGGAAGTGACCGATACCTTCACGTTGCACATCCGCCGTCAGTCGTTCGGCGTGATCGAGCGTCTGTTCAGCCAGGGTGAGTCGTCACAAAGCCGCAACGCCAGCTACCTCGCCGCGTCGGTATCGTTGGGGGCTGAGGGCGATGAAGCCCTTAGTTACGACGATGCTTTCGGTCTTGAGCCGTCATTGGGATTTCTGATCCTCAATGCAGTCAATGAGGTCAATGGCACTCAGGGTAGCGGCGCAAAGAGCTGA
- a CDS encoding tail protein X has translation MRRVRSIAGDSVNLLLYRELGRCDDAAEETLWRLNPELAEYGPVLPAGVWVIVPEMQARPAAVRPVLAWD, from the coding sequence ATGCGTAGAGTGCGAAGTATCGCCGGTGATTCGGTCAACCTGTTGCTCTATCGCGAGCTGGGGCGTTGCGACGACGCTGCGGAAGAAACCCTCTGGCGCTTGAACCCTGAACTGGCTGAATACGGTCCGGTATTGCCGGCCGGCGTATGGGTGATCGTGCCTGAGATGCAAGCCAGGCCGGCGGCTGTACGACCCGTGCTGGCGTGGGATTAA